Proteins encoded in a region of the Diabrotica virgifera virgifera chromosome 4, PGI_DIABVI_V3a genome:
- the LOC114326869 gene encoding uncharacterized protein LOC114326869, whose amino-acid sequence MGDNFVETVIELHRSKSWKEILNLNTHSDNQNALKLLWVWPEIKNIRYIKNLVKDLGYKGIISLGCGCGLLEWIISEATGLPVLGYEINPEWWESKYSNYKFINLHYVDSISEKTLDSNYALLFCYFNDREAFQKYVENYRGNLIFIIGPGDETCRHTDPEPFSADFGSSEWKLYCFQEVKSSGDYIAAYVREERSLFM is encoded by the exons ATGGGGGATAATTTCGTAGAAACTGTAATAGAACTTCACAGATCGAAGTCTTGGAAAGAgattttaaacctaaatacacATTCTGATAACCAAAATGCGTTGAAATTATTATGGGTGTGGCCTGAAATCAAAAACATAAGATATATCAAAAATTTAGTAAAAGATCTCGGATATAAAGGAATAATATCTTTAGGTTGTGGATGTGGTCTTCTAGAATGGATTATAAGCGAAGCTACAG GTTTGCCAGTGTTGGGATACGAAATAAACCCAGAATGGTGGGAGAGTAAATATTCcaattacaaatttattaatcTACACTACGTAGACAGCATTTCCGAAAAAACGTTAGATTCAAACTACGCATTATTGTTCTGTTACTTTAATGACAGAGAGGCATTCCAAAAATATGTAGAGAACTACAGGGGCAATTTGATTTTCATAATCGGACCTGGAGATGAGACGTGCAGACATACAGACCCTGAGCCCTTTAGCGCTGACTTTGGAAGTTCTGAATGGAAATTGTACTGCTTCCAAGAGGTTAAGAGTAGTGGAGATTATATAGCGGCGTATGTTAGAGAAGAACGAAGTTTATTTATGTGA
- the LOC114326866 gene encoding zinc finger protein 502-like, which yields MKTEGINSGDPIWTQNVELLPQEECLPVIGSSQVSSILQNLDPTGGENGPQNMDLIILPPADFKLPVVENPFSIPNNYIILKENGETKQDRLKPTIKLRDLKPKKKDNYEDMLYFVCNLCPFLCTNDTKINEHLENAHKNRSIVKLQELKCPACPNIFYHRMSLRSHLIHDHGVGNSDITPIIQAVVYYSNKNKKKEKQKLHVKPVEEMTLIGGNDDTSDSTDKHQPPSDLNNSKPFFENIVQLPEIVTMSNLDPSESTRCPFTTCKMKFPDGAKLNYHISCHSDGAFACFECGEPFSTFKPLISHMWRLHKLDLGLYSCDKCDYKTYSLAKLNNIHKYIHGDAKNFSCDVCKKAFKNSKQLRNHKLTHKEKTQKLVHICSECSKKFSDKRQLRIHQDVVHKKLRPFLCNFCGYKGPSRSSLKMHVRQHTGEKPFSCNVCSYTTSDHNSLRRHNLRHTGHKPYKCSYCAYACIQSSTYKTHLKTKHPGLEKDLLFTCVECQFRSVNKDMYIMHMVTAHNLKPQDCT from the exons atgaaGACTGAAGGTATTAATTCGGGGGATCCTATTTGGACACAAAATGTAGAACTTCTACCACAAGAG GAATGTCTTCCAGTCATTGGCAGCTCTCAAGTATCGTCAATCCTTCAAAATTTGGATCCAACAGGTGGAGAAAATGGCCCCCAAAACATGGACTTAATAATTCTTCCACCTGCCGATTTTAAACTACCTGTAGTAGAGAACCCCTTCTCAATCCctaataattatataattttaaaagaaaatggaGAGACAAAACAAGACAGACTTAAGCCTACTATTAAGTTGAGGGACCTGAAGCCAAAAAAGAAAGACAACTATGAAGACATGTTATACTTTGTATGCAATTTGTGTCCATTTTTGTGTACAAACGATACGAAAATTAATGAACATTTAGAAAACGCCCACAAAAACAGGTCCATAGTTAAACTACAGGAGTTGAAATGCCCTGCTTGTCCTAATATATTTTACCATAGAATGTCTCTAAGATCCCACCTCATCCATGACCATGGAGTAGGAAACTCAGATATCACTCCCATTATACAGGCAGTGGTGTattattctaataaaaataaaaagaaagaaaaacaaaAGCTGCATGTGAAACCTGTTGAGGAAATGACACTTATAGGTGGTAATG ATGACACCTCAGACTCCACAGATAAACACCAACCTCCAAGCGACCTGAACAATTCAAAACCGTTTTTCGAAAATATAGTACAGCTACCAGAGATAGTAACAATGTCGAATTTAGATCCTTCAGAAAGTACAAGATGTCCTTTCACCACCTGCAAAATGAAGTTTCCGGATGGTGCCAAACTGAACTACCACATATCCTGTCACAGTGATGGTGCCTTCGCCTGCTTCGAATGCGGAGAGCCGTTTTCCACTTTTAAACCGCTAATCTCTCACATGTGGCGCCTTCATAAGCTAGATTTAGGTTTATATTCCTGTGATAAGTGCGACTATAAAACGTATAGCTTAGCAAAACTCAATAACATTCATAAGTATATTCACGGTGACGCCAAAAATTTTTCCTGTGATGTTTGCAAGAAGGCTTTTAAGAATAGTAAGCAGCTTAGGAATCATAAGTTAACTCATAAAGAGAAGACCCAGAAGTTAGTGCATATTTGTAGCGAATGTTCGAAGAAATTTTCTGATAAAAGACAGTTGAGAATTCATCAGGATGTGGTACACAAAAAACTGAGACCGTTCTTGTGTAATTTCTGTGGATATAAGGGACCTTCGAGGAGTTCCTTGAAAATGCATGTTAGACAACACACAG GTGAGAAACCATTTTCCTGTAATGTTTGCAGCTACACAACATCCGATCACAACTCATTGCGTAGGCACAACCTTCGACACACTGGTCATAAACCGTACAAGTGCAGCTACTGCGCATACGCCTGCATTCAAAGCAGTACTTACAAGACTCACCTGAAGACCAAGCATCCCGGACTGGAGAAGGATCTTCTGTTCACTTGTGTCGAATGTCAATTTAGATCTGTGAATAAAGATATGTACATAATGCATATGGTAACAGCACACAATTTAAAACCTCAAGATTGTACGTAG